The following coding sequences lie in one Listeria ivanovii subsp. londoniensis genomic window:
- the xylA gene encoding xylose isomerase: MSYFPQVEKIQFEGKNTRNSLAFRHYQADEVVLGKPMKEHLRFAVAYWHTMTQDGSDPFGMAINERTWIGQTEMETAKNRVEAFFEILEKLGVEYFCFHDIDVAPAGNSIEDFMDNLDEITDLIRVKMDETGIKLLWNTANMFSHPRFNNGAGSTNDPEVFAYAAAQVKKGLDISKKLDGANYVFWGGREGYETLLNTDMKFEQDNIARLFKMVVAYAEKIGHKPQFLIEPKPKEPSKHQYDFDAATTMAFIQKYGLAGDFKLNLEANHATLAGHTFEHELRVARDYDALGSIDANQGDMLLGWDTDEFPTNVVDVTLAMYEILQNGGIAPGGINFDAKVRRSSFAMEDLLLAHIAGMDTFARGLKAAAKLTEDKFIENILRERYGKWVDTEIGKSILENKEDLESLSKYAYQHGDDIQLKSSHIEHVKSVLNDYIF, translated from the coding sequence ATGAGCTATTTTCCACAAGTAGAAAAAATTCAATTTGAAGGTAAGAATACGAGAAACAGCTTGGCATTTCGGCACTATCAAGCAGACGAGGTAGTTCTAGGAAAACCAATGAAAGAACATTTGCGTTTTGCAGTAGCTTACTGGCATACGATGACACAAGATGGTAGTGATCCGTTCGGTATGGCTATAAATGAGCGGACTTGGATTGGTCAAACGGAGATGGAAACAGCGAAGAATCGTGTGGAAGCATTTTTTGAAATTCTTGAAAAATTGGGCGTGGAATATTTTTGTTTCCATGATATTGACGTAGCACCAGCAGGCAATTCTATTGAGGATTTCATGGATAACTTAGACGAAATTACTGATTTAATTAGAGTGAAAATGGACGAAACTGGTATTAAATTACTATGGAACACAGCGAATATGTTTTCTCATCCTCGTTTTAATAATGGCGCCGGCTCGACAAATGACCCAGAAGTATTTGCTTATGCAGCAGCGCAAGTGAAAAAAGGGCTAGACATCTCTAAGAAACTAGATGGGGCAAACTATGTATTTTGGGGTGGTCGCGAGGGTTACGAAACGCTTTTAAACACGGATATGAAATTTGAACAAGACAACATTGCTCGTTTATTTAAAATGGTAGTTGCCTATGCCGAAAAGATTGGTCATAAACCGCAATTTTTAATTGAACCAAAACCGAAAGAACCGTCCAAACATCAATATGATTTTGATGCGGCAACAACCATGGCATTTATCCAAAAATATGGTTTAGCAGGTGATTTTAAGCTGAACTTAGAAGCAAACCATGCCACACTTGCTGGACACACTTTTGAACATGAATTACGTGTAGCTCGTGATTACGACGCTCTTGGCTCAATTGATGCCAACCAAGGAGATATGTTACTTGGGTGGGATACCGATGAATTTCCGACAAATGTTGTTGATGTAACACTTGCGATGTATGAAATTTTACAAAACGGCGGCATCGCACCAGGTGGTATTAATTTTGATGCAAAAGTGAGACGTTCTTCGTTTGCGATGGAAGACTTATTACTTGCACATATTGCAGGAATGGACACGTTCGCACGAGGGTTAAAAGCAGCAGCTAAATTAACAGAAGATAAGTTTATCGAGAATATCCTTCGTGAACGCTATGGTAAATGGGTGGATACAGAGATTGGGAAATCCATTCTAGAAAACAAAGAGGATTTGGAATCACTCTCAAAATATGCGTATCAACATGGAGATGATATTCAACTGAAATCTAGCCATATCGAACATGTAAAATCGGTGTTGAATGATTATATCTTTTAA
- the xylB gene encoding xylulokinase gives MGYVLGIDLGTSSLKGIVMNKAGHLIAEASSEYTIDSPAPGFSEQHPEYWVIGLEKVMTKLGFVVADFGAELEAISFSGQMHSLVTLGAEEEVVYPAILWNDVRTTKQCTEIMERYGEEIINITKNIVLEGFTLPKILWLKQNKPEVWAKVRKIMLPKDYLAFVLTGNMSCEYSDAAGTSLFDIEKQQWSTAICDKFEIDSEILPAVVSSLEQVGVVKEEYVKRFGLKQVVKVFAGGADNACAALGAGIVNEDYALVSLGTSGVFSAFERDIVNYQGKLHFFNHIVPEVYYSMGVTLAAGNSLNWFKNTFGRDLSFQELLASVHTVAPGSEGLLFTPYIVGERTPHIDAKIRGSFIGIDTRHELKHFARAVLEGITFSLKDAQVLMEAAKNKKFKRIISVGGGARNADWMQMQADIFNAEIIRIEVEQGPGVGACMIAAVGTAWFKDFESCRDVFVQYKKDTFKPKKENVEKYRKLYDVYSEVYPATKKICATLSNLK, from the coding sequence ATGGGTTACGTACTAGGAATTGATCTTGGAACAAGTTCACTAAAAGGAATTGTTATGAATAAGGCGGGCCACTTAATTGCTGAGGCTTCTTCGGAGTATACTATCGACTCACCGGCGCCTGGATTTTCGGAGCAGCATCCAGAATACTGGGTGATTGGGCTGGAAAAAGTAATGACAAAGCTTGGTTTTGTTGTAGCGGATTTCGGTGCTGAACTAGAGGCAATCAGTTTTTCTGGACAGATGCATTCACTAGTGACGTTAGGCGCAGAAGAAGAAGTAGTATATCCAGCGATTTTATGGAATGATGTACGGACAACCAAACAGTGCACAGAAATTATGGAACGATATGGAGAGGAAATAATTAACATCACCAAAAATATCGTTCTAGAAGGCTTTACTTTGCCAAAAATTTTATGGTTAAAACAAAATAAACCAGAAGTTTGGGCGAAAGTACGTAAAATTATGTTACCAAAAGATTATCTAGCATTTGTCTTAACTGGAAATATGTCATGTGAATACTCAGATGCTGCTGGAACATCTTTATTTGATATAGAAAAACAACAATGGTCAACTGCTATTTGTGATAAATTTGAAATTGATAGCGAGATTTTACCGGCTGTGGTTTCTTCTTTAGAACAAGTTGGTGTAGTGAAGGAAGAATATGTAAAACGTTTTGGATTAAAACAAGTAGTGAAAGTTTTTGCAGGTGGAGCAGATAATGCTTGTGCAGCACTTGGAGCCGGAATAGTAAACGAGGATTATGCACTTGTTTCACTTGGAACGAGTGGCGTTTTCAGTGCGTTTGAGCGTGATATAGTAAATTATCAAGGGAAATTACACTTTTTCAATCATATTGTTCCAGAAGTATATTATTCGATGGGAGTAACGCTTGCGGCTGGAAACTCGCTTAATTGGTTTAAAAATACTTTTGGAAGAGATTTGAGTTTCCAAGAATTGCTTGCCAGTGTTCATACTGTTGCCCCAGGGAGTGAAGGTCTACTTTTTACTCCTTATATCGTTGGCGAGCGAACACCTCATATTGATGCAAAAATTCGTGGTAGTTTTATTGGAATCGATACGCGCCATGAGTTGAAACATTTTGCCCGTGCGGTTTTAGAAGGTATTACATTTAGTTTGAAGGATGCACAGGTCTTAATGGAAGCGGCTAAAAACAAAAAATTCAAGCGGATTATCAGTGTTGGTGGAGGGGCAAGGAACGCAGATTGGATGCAAATGCAGGCTGATATTTTTAATGCAGAAATTATTCGTATAGAGGTGGAACAAGGTCCGGGTGTTGGAGCGTGTATGATTGCTGCGGTTGGAACTGCTTGGTTTAAAGATTTTGAAAGCTGTCGAGATGTTTTCGTTCAATATAAAAAAGACACGTTTAAACCGAAAAAGGAAAATGTCGAGAAATATCGAAAACTATATGATGTATATAGCGAGGTCTACCCAGCTACGAAAAAGATTTGCGCAACATTATCCAATCTAAAATAA
- a CDS encoding threonine/serine exporter family protein, with translation MDLVWTIIIQLVLSYVATVTFAIITNVPKRALNACGITGTFGWMAYWTLMQMDSGTGASSLAGAFVVAVLSHFFAKYKKMPITIFNVPGIVPLVPGGLAYQAVRNFVLGNYTEAIGFSVQVTVVAGAIAAGLMLSEVFNHSIRTFRERKERI, from the coding sequence ATGGATTTAGTATGGACGATAATCATTCAATTAGTACTGAGTTATGTGGCGACGGTTACCTTTGCCATTATCACCAATGTACCCAAAAGAGCACTTAATGCTTGTGGTATTACCGGTACATTCGGTTGGATGGCTTACTGGACTTTAATGCAAATGGATTCTGGAACAGGTGCCTCTTCATTAGCTGGAGCTTTTGTTGTTGCTGTTCTTAGCCATTTTTTTGCCAAATATAAAAAAATGCCGATTACGATTTTTAATGTTCCGGGAATTGTTCCACTTGTTCCTGGGGGGCTTGCATACCAAGCAGTACGTAATTTCGTGTTAGGTAACTATACGGAGGCAATTGGCTTTTCTGTTCAAGTAACAGTGGTTGCAGGAGCTATCGCAGCAGGACTTATGCTTTCAGAAGTCTTCAATCATAGTATTCGCACCTTTAGAGAACGAAAAGAACGAATTTAA
- a CDS encoding threonine/serine exporter family protein yields the protein MKNETTDYLLETCLMAGKIMMESGAEMYRVEDTMNRIANIASNKKGISFVTPTGIFMSLEGERNVQLQQIPTRTINLEKVSLVNELSRDFAEKRINLKDLHTKLTYLDKDVRHFPLWLQIFAASLVSGSLMIIFGGSWFDFIPTCIMGAIGFIIFYYTQIFMKVKFLAEFLASLTVGLLAVFTISIGLGINLDKMIIGGVMPLVPGVPITNAVRDLIAGHLLSGMARGTEALLTSCAIGIGIAVVFRFFL from the coding sequence TTGAAAAACGAAACAACGGACTATTTACTAGAAACGTGCTTAATGGCAGGTAAAATTATGATGGAAAGTGGTGCAGAAATGTACCGAGTGGAAGATACAATGAACCGGATTGCCAACATTGCTAGTAACAAAAAAGGGATTAGCTTTGTGACACCAACGGGCATTTTCATGTCACTTGAAGGCGAACGAAATGTACAATTGCAGCAAATCCCAACAAGAACAATTAATTTAGAAAAAGTTTCCTTAGTTAATGAATTATCAAGAGATTTTGCTGAAAAAAGGATTAATTTAAAAGATTTACATACAAAACTTACATATTTAGATAAAGATGTTCGCCATTTTCCACTTTGGTTGCAAATTTTTGCTGCCTCACTAGTTAGTGGCTCGTTAATGATTATTTTTGGCGGAAGCTGGTTTGATTTTATTCCTACTTGTATAATGGGAGCGATTGGATTTATCATTTTCTATTACACGCAAATCTTTATGAAAGTAAAATTTTTGGCGGAATTTTTAGCCTCTTTAACAGTTGGATTATTAGCTGTATTTACTATTTCTATCGGATTAGGTATTAATTTGGATAAGATGATTATCGGTGGAGTGATGCCACTTGTTCCAGGAGTTCCAATTACCAATGCTGTTCGGGATTTAATCGCAGGACATTTACTTAGCGGAATGGCACGTGGAACAGAAGCACTCCTTACTTCTTGTGCAATCGGAATTGGAATAGCGGTTGTCTTCCGCTTTTTCTTATAA
- a CDS encoding YdbC family protein has translation MANIEYEIIEEVGVLSENARGWRKELNRISWNGRPAKYDIRDWAEDHEKMGKGITLTDEEAEVLKKLL, from the coding sequence TTGGCTAATATTGAATACGAAATTATCGAAGAAGTTGGTGTATTATCCGAAAATGCGCGTGGCTGGCGAAAAGAACTAAATCGAATAAGTTGGAACGGTCGCCCTGCTAAATACGATATTCGCGACTGGGCAGAAGACCATGAAAAAATGGGAAAAGGGATTACACTAACTGATGAAGAAGCAGAAGTTCTAAAAAAACTGTTATAA
- a CDS encoding alpha/beta hydrolase: MYAYDIYEPIGRKKGETFPVIFGIHGFGGDELDMAGRLELLMDRFVVVSLRGDIEYGPSFGFYHMVLEGDPNVHEIDFTSLRVAEFIGDICKNYDSIDKNQIFLAGFDQGAILTTAIMQSYGGQYKAAAILSGRLPTFMETRPANLMLKNKRIFIGHGLEDAVFQVKEADKIAAHFAKMGCDVEKHRYFIGHNINEAEEDDLNDWFESFLPNQTVKSKTEKQRP; this comes from the coding sequence ATGTATGCGTATGATATTTATGAACCAATTGGAAGGAAAAAGGGAGAAACGTTCCCAGTAATATTCGGAATTCATGGTTTTGGTGGCGATGAGCTTGATATGGCTGGACGTCTTGAATTACTGATGGACCGGTTTGTGGTTGTTTCGCTACGTGGAGATATTGAATATGGACCTAGTTTTGGGTTTTATCATATGGTTCTTGAAGGGGATCCAAATGTGCATGAGATAGATTTTACAAGCCTACGTGTGGCAGAATTTATTGGTGATATTTGTAAAAACTACGATTCGATTGATAAAAATCAGATTTTCCTAGCAGGCTTTGATCAAGGCGCTATTTTGACTACAGCGATTATGCAAAGTTATGGTGGTCAGTATAAAGCTGCGGCAATTTTAAGTGGTCGTTTGCCAACATTTATGGAAACTCGACCTGCGAATTTAATGCTTAAAAACAAGCGGATATTTATTGGTCATGGCTTAGAAGATGCTGTCTTTCAAGTAAAAGAAGCGGATAAAATTGCAGCGCACTTTGCAAAAATGGGCTGTGATGTTGAAAAACATCGCTATTTTATCGGTCATAATATCAATGAAGCAGAAGAAGACGATTTGAACGACTGGTTTGAAAGTTTTCTTCCCAATCAAACTGTTAAAAGTAAAACTGAAAAACAGCGTCCTTAA
- a CDS encoding sugar phosphate isomerase/epimerase family protein, translated as MKLATRINSFLPVYENDLKKVFEQFKQLGLGYVDLNYPEHIEKFEASEIKTMMEAHDLKLNGVALRFRGEFINGELGNADAKISAHALELCKNAADYCRSAGGKVVTIWLGFDGFDYSFQINYQKVWNQIRDAFIEIADYAPDLKISIEYKPFQPRAYAFIDSMGLAGMMLNEINRDNVGITLDYCHMLMKHENPAFAAEIFGSRDKLFGIHLNDGYGLNDDGLMIGSATPFKTLEFLYYIRKHQYDGVIYFDTFPVIENATKECEQNIRMITQLNKIIDQVGLNRIQTIIDKNDAIEANQLMLAFLTSSN; from the coding sequence ATGAAATTAGCAACAAGGATTAATTCATTTTTACCAGTTTATGAAAATGATTTAAAAAAAGTATTTGAACAGTTTAAACAATTAGGTTTAGGATATGTAGATTTGAACTACCCAGAGCATATTGAAAAATTTGAAGCTTCTGAAATTAAAACAATGATGGAAGCGCATGATTTAAAGTTAAACGGTGTAGCATTACGCTTCCGAGGAGAATTTATTAACGGTGAATTGGGAAATGCTGATGCGAAAATTTCCGCACATGCGTTAGAGCTTTGTAAAAACGCTGCTGATTATTGCCGCAGTGCTGGCGGAAAAGTGGTTACTATTTGGTTAGGATTTGATGGCTTCGACTACAGTTTTCAAATTAATTACCAAAAGGTTTGGAACCAAATTAGAGATGCTTTCATTGAAATTGCAGACTATGCGCCAGATTTGAAAATTAGCATTGAGTATAAACCATTTCAACCGAGAGCATATGCTTTTATCGATAGTATGGGGCTAGCTGGAATGATGTTAAATGAAATTAACCGAGATAATGTGGGTATTACACTAGATTATTGTCATATGTTAATGAAACATGAGAATCCTGCTTTTGCTGCTGAAATTTTTGGGAGTCGAGATAAATTATTTGGTATTCACCTAAATGATGGATACGGCTTAAATGATGATGGCTTAATGATTGGTTCTGCAACTCCTTTTAAAACACTAGAATTCTTGTATTATATTAGAAAACATCAATATGATGGCGTTATTTATTTTGATACCTTCCCAGTAATCGAAAATGCTACTAAGGAATGTGAACAAAATATTCGAATGATCACACAACTTAATAAGATAATTGATCAGGTGGGATTAAACCGTATTCAAACGATAATTGATAAAAATGATGCTATCGAAGCTAATCAATTAATGCTTGCATTTTTAACGAGCTCTAATTAA
- a CDS encoding PTS transporter subunit EIIC — MDYKLMAKEILEHIGGAENIANMTHCATRLRLTLKDTSKANDEEVKSIEGVINVVNKAGQYQLLIGTEVPKLYDEFENLVKGTGNLEPNDNNTSSESVISKIFSSVSAIFAPLLPALAGSGILRGLLILCVQLGWISENSGTYTIIYATSMSVFYFLPVLLAFTSARRFGASPYLSALIGAALINPDFIGLLGNAGNGATTDFFGIPVVLMNYNSTVVPIILSIWAFSYLYKFLDKKVPENLKLVLIPLVSLAIMVPLTVIIIGPIGVYGGELVANGVNWLIERSSILTGILVGGGWSVLVSLGIHWAVNPIMINNISTYGFDYIVPFTFACNFAVMGTTIGVYLKAKNSQLRSFAMTGFITIALSAIIEATLFGLLVKNKKLFLAQIIGGAAGGAYLGLMQVVANSFVFGSVITLPAFFGEDSSNFIQAIIGLLISMMVSMILAYIFTNREEKLA; from the coding sequence ATGGATTATAAATTAATGGCAAAAGAAATTCTCGAACATATTGGTGGAGCAGAAAATATTGCTAATATGACGCATTGTGCTACTAGGCTAAGATTAACCTTAAAAGATACGTCCAAGGCAAATGATGAAGAAGTAAAAAGTATCGAAGGCGTCATTAATGTCGTAAATAAAGCGGGACAGTACCAACTGTTGATTGGAACAGAAGTACCCAAACTATATGACGAATTTGAAAATTTGGTTAAGGGCACTGGGAATTTAGAACCAAATGATAATAATACTTCTTCTGAAAGTGTGATAAGTAAGATATTCTCCTCCGTTTCAGCAATTTTTGCCCCCTTATTGCCAGCTTTAGCAGGCTCAGGGATTTTACGTGGTTTGTTAATCTTATGTGTACAATTAGGATGGATTAGCGAAAATAGTGGGACTTATACGATAATATATGCAACAAGTATGAGTGTATTTTACTTCTTACCTGTTTTACTAGCATTTACTTCTGCGAGACGCTTTGGCGCAAGTCCTTATCTCTCAGCCTTGATTGGAGCGGCTTTAATAAATCCAGACTTTATTGGGTTATTAGGGAATGCAGGAAATGGTGCAACGACAGATTTCTTCGGGATACCAGTAGTTTTAATGAATTATAATTCGACAGTAGTTCCAATTATTTTGTCTATTTGGGCATTTTCTTATTTGTATAAATTTCTTGATAAAAAAGTTCCAGAAAATCTTAAACTAGTGTTAATTCCGCTTGTATCATTAGCAATTATGGTTCCTTTAACTGTCATTATTATCGGGCCAATTGGTGTGTATGGTGGGGAATTAGTAGCAAATGGGGTTAACTGGTTAATAGAAAGAAGTAGCATTTTAACAGGAATCCTTGTTGGTGGAGGTTGGAGTGTACTAGTTAGTTTAGGTATTCACTGGGCAGTTAATCCAATTATGATTAATAATATTTCTACATACGGATTTGATTATATCGTACCTTTCACCTTTGCATGTAACTTTGCAGTAATGGGAACAACAATCGGTGTTTATTTGAAAGCTAAAAATTCCCAATTACGTAGTTTTGCAATGACCGGTTTTATTACAATCGCATTATCAGCTATTATTGAAGCTACTTTATTCGGTCTTTTAGTAAAAAATAAAAAATTGTTTTTAGCACAAATTATTGGTGGGGCAGCAGGTGGAGCCTACTTAGGACTGATGCAAGTTGTGGCAAACTCCTTTGTATTTGGTAGTGTGATTACTTTACCAGCATTTTTCGGTGAAGACTCATCTAACTTCATCCAAGCGATTATTGGTCTACTGATTTCTATGATGGTTTCGATGATACTAGCTTATATATTTACAAATAGAGAGGAAAAACTAGCTTAG
- a CDS encoding PTS glucose transporter subunit IIA, producing MKIFKKKTIIYSPANGVIKSIDKVKDEVFSSKALGDGFALETTEKSIYSPVEGEITSIFPTKHAISIKTATGLEILIHIGIDTVELDGEGFTMKVAEGDKVSKDTELVTVDFPYLESKGKDTDVLVIFTNLKDSSLSITEGGAFFKQVIGMAK from the coding sequence TTGAAAATTTTTAAGAAAAAAACAATTATCTATTCTCCCGCAAATGGAGTTATAAAATCAATTGATAAAGTAAAAGATGAAGTTTTTTCTTCTAAAGCTTTGGGGGATGGTTTTGCACTGGAAACAACTGAGAAAAGTATTTATTCTCCAGTGGAAGGAGAAATTACTTCTATCTTCCCTACTAAACATGCTATCTCTATTAAAACAGCAACTGGTTTAGAGATATTAATCCATATTGGAATTGATACGGTAGAACTAGACGGTGAGGGCTTTACAATGAAAGTGGCAGAAGGAGACAAAGTTAGTAAAGATACGGAATTAGTTACAGTAGATTTCCCTTATTTGGAATCAAAAGGAAAAGATACAGATGTACTAGTTATTTTCACAAATTTAAAAGATAGTTCACTTAGTATCACAGAAGGAGGTGCATTTTTCAAACAGGTAATAGGAATGGCTAAATAA
- a CDS encoding DeoR/GlpR family DNA-binding transcription regulator, with product MIPYERQERIITFLETKEIIKIDELQKVIPNISISTLRRDLKELEKLGKVNMLIGGAVKLSSSTSELPISAKSIIQTEQKEIIASLAASEINDGDVIYLDSGSTCTALLNKILDKKISIFTTNTSIFNISTEIRAEITILGGRYSPFISSINGPLTDSNIQLFNFDKAFLGANGVDIVRGVSTPTLTEANKKKEILKAAKKAFLLCDSSKIHKSSAVKAFELNEVTLITDQYDKDIAELTSLIAPESGIN from the coding sequence ATGATTCCCTATGAAAGGCAAGAAAGAATTATCACATTTCTAGAAACAAAAGAAATTATAAAGATTGATGAATTGCAAAAAGTTATTCCTAATATTTCTATATCCACTTTAAGAAGAGATTTAAAAGAACTGGAAAAGTTAGGAAAAGTAAATATGCTTATTGGTGGTGCTGTCAAACTATCCTCTAGTACGAGCGAATTACCAATTTCTGCTAAAAGTATAATTCAAACAGAACAAAAAGAAATCATCGCCAGTTTAGCTGCAAGTGAAATTAATGATGGTGATGTTATTTATTTGGATTCAGGTTCTACTTGTACGGCATTACTAAACAAAATTTTAGACAAAAAAATAAGTATTTTCACTACCAATACAAGTATCTTTAATATATCAACAGAAATACGTGCGGAAATCACTATTTTAGGCGGAAGATATAGCCCATTTATCTCTTCTATTAACGGTCCATTAACAGATAGTAATATCCAACTTTTTAATTTTGATAAAGCATTTTTAGGAGCAAATGGGGTTGATATCGTTCGCGGTGTAAGCACACCAACTTTAACAGAAGCCAACAAGAAAAAAGAAATTTTAAAAGCTGCGAAAAAAGCATTTTTACTTTGCGACAGCTCAAAAATACATAAATCATCTGCCGTAAAAGCATTTGAGCTAAATGAAGTCACTTTAATAACGGACCAATATGACAAAGATATTGCCGAATTAACAAGTTTAATTGCCCCAGAGAGTGGAATAAATTAA
- a CDS encoding DUF1295 domain-containing protein: protein MYGIKKRTLSAKIFILIAQLCYLGIAVFLFNHWQTDTIIRYSIYFCLIIVFIRLNGMMFLWLPRGISWKEATGNSIAFGLYYLGFPLFAIFGPQNIQPIVYILGIVLFIVGSLLNTVSELLRKPFKDDPANKGKLYTKGLFRYAIHINYLGDILWVAGFALLTFNWWALLIPLGLTCLFIFSYIPNANDYLRQKYGEQFETYEKTTKQLIPFIW, encoded by the coding sequence ATGTATGGTATAAAAAAACGCACACTATCTGCTAAAATATTTATTTTAATTGCGCAATTGTGCTATTTAGGTATAGCTGTTTTCTTATTTAATCATTGGCAAACAGATACTATCATTCGTTATAGTATTTACTTTTGCTTAATAATTGTCTTTATACGTCTAAATGGAATGATGTTTTTATGGCTTCCACGAGGGATAAGCTGGAAAGAAGCCACTGGTAATAGTATTGCTTTTGGTTTGTATTACTTAGGTTTTCCATTATTTGCTATTTTCGGGCCTCAAAATATTCAGCCAATTGTATATATATTAGGGATAGTGCTATTTATTGTTGGTAGCCTACTTAATACTGTGTCTGAACTATTGAGAAAACCATTTAAAGATGATCCAGCTAATAAAGGAAAGCTGTACACAAAAGGATTATTTCGATATGCAATTCATATCAACTATTTAGGCGATATTCTTTGGGTGGCTGGTTTTGCATTACTCACTTTTAATTGGTGGGCATTACTAATACCACTAGGCTTAACCTGCCTATTTATATTTTCTTATATACCAAATGCAAATGACTACTTGCGTCAAAAATATGGAGAACAATTCGAAACTTATGAGAAAACAACAAAACAATTAATTCCATTTATTTGGTAA